In Candidatus Neomarinimicrobiota bacterium, the genomic window TGCGGAGACCTTATACATATCGAATATCTCGCCGTTAGCCGTCTTCCTGCCGTGGAATTTCGGACCGTAATAAGAAGAAACACCGTATTGAATCTTCTCGAGACCGGTGGCATTTTGTTTGCTGCTTTTCCGTTCATTGTTGATCCCGTCAGCACGGAAATGCGGATTCGGACTGCATGACAGCAAACCGACAAAGATTAGAAGAGGAGTTAATTTAATTATTCCCACTTTTTCAACCTGCCTGTCAGCTCTGAAATATT contains:
- a CDS encoding septal ring lytic transglycosylase RlpA family protein; protein product: MGIIKLTPLLIFVGLLSCSPNPHFRADGINNERKSSKQNATGLEKIQYGVSSYYGPKFHGRKTANGEIFDMYKVSAAHRFLPLGTIIKVTNLDNRKTLKIRINDRGPFANNRILDCSYAAALKLDFVEQGTANIKLVVIEMGTGKTGTGEK